The following coding sequences lie in one Pungitius pungitius chromosome 18, fPunPun2.1, whole genome shotgun sequence genomic window:
- the bbln gene encoding UPF0184 protein C9orf16 homolog has translation MSGPNGDPNISIDEGIINDEDDFEDEEYESINSMLDQINSYLDDLDDRNDSLNGKLQELMESNQQARLEFKAQLHSSQTQEEQHPADGDPSSAVKEDMNNDDEDSK, from the exons ATGTCTGGACCAAATGGAGATCCAAACATCTCGATTGACGAGGGTATTATCAACGACGAAGATGATTTTGAGGACGAAG AGTATGAATCCATCAACTCCATGCTGGATCAGATTAACTCCTACCTCGATGACCTGGATGATCGCAATGATTCACTTAATGGCAAACTGCAGGAACTAATGGAGTCAAACCAGCAAGCCAGGCTGGAGTTCAAGGCCCAATTGCACAGCTCCCAGACCCAAGAGGAGCAACATCCTGCAGACGGGGATCCCTCCTCAGCAGTCAAGGAAGACATGAATAACGACGATGAGGATTCCAAATGA
- the surf2 gene encoding surfeit locus protein 2: MIFRELLLPNRFPQIHCCLIDTVIFAEFLILTLRTMVSGWRHISCDRISDDDPRVLISCQRGPINKLFEKSALEGCYAMDELAADIRAFLLNHPFLQLTDSKKIKCTLNGHEMPCNLAELQKFTKGRKYVTLSAAAEFNYSQYEPHVVPSTKQPKQLFCKLTLRHLNRQPHHVLRHVNGKRFKKALCKYDECVKQGIEFVPAALKQKRPKDTRDDTRERPSNKGSTSWEPSSSDDDESDSEDSLSDLYPPSMFTLKNEAEDEKQGVAHVPEDDFKTDEEEEMEVESQGLQKRKKVQGGGFQKKFRNNNNKSGRKKSGKVPNGK, translated from the exons atgattttCCGGGAATTATTACTGCCAAATCGGTTTCCGCAAATTCATTGTTGTTTGATAGATACCGTCATATTTGCTGAATTCCTAATTCTGACCTTACGCACCATGGTCAGTGGATGGCGCCACATATCATGTGACAGAATCAGCGACGACGACCCACGTGTACTCATTTCCTGTCAGCGTGGACCGATCAACAAACTCTTTGAAAAGTCTGCCTTGGAGGGTTGTTACGCCATGGACGAATTAGCCGCAGACATCAGAGCGTTTCTCCTCAACCACCCTTTTCTTCAGCTTACAGATAGCAAAAAG aTCAAATGTACTCTGAACGGCCACGAGATGCCATGCAACCTGGCGGAGCTGCAGAAATTCACTAAAGGGAGGAAATACGTGACGCTGAGTGCAGCCGCAGAGTTCAACTACAGCCAGTATGAACCTCATGTTGTTCCGAGCACCAAACAACC TAAGCAGTTGTTCTGTAAACTGACCCTGAGGCACCTCAACCGGCAGCCACATCATGTCCTGAGGCATGTCAACGGGAAACGCTTCAAGAAGGCCCTCTGCAAAT ATGACGAGTGTGTGAAGCAAGGCATCGAGTTCGTTCCAGCCGCGCTGAAACAAAAACGGCCCAAAGACACCAGAGACGACACTCGCGAGAGGCCCTCGAATAAAGGCAGTACGTCGTGGGAACCCTCATCCAGTGACGACGATGAAAGCGACTCAGAAGACAGCCTGAGCGACCTCTACCCTC CGTCTATGTTCACCTTGAAAAACGAGGCTGAAGACGAGAAGCAGGGTGTTGCTCATGTGCCGGAAGACGACTTCAAgacagacgaggaggaggaaatggaggTGGAATCGCAGGGCCTGCAGAAACGGAAGAAG GTACAAGGCGGTGGTTTTCAGAAGAAATTcagaaataataacaacaaatcGGGGCGTAAGAAATCTGGAAAAGTGCCAAATGGAAAGTAA
- the surf4 gene encoding surfeit locus protein 4: MGQEDLMSTAEDVADQFLRITKQYLPHLARLCLISTFLEDGIRMWFQWNEQRDYIEATWSCGYFLATFFVLLNLIGQLGGCVLILSRNFVQYACFGLFGIIALQTVAYSILWDLKFLMRNLALGGGLLLLLAESRSEGKSMFAGVPSMGESSPKQYMQLGGRVLLVLMFMTLLHFDSNFFSILQNMVGTALIILVAIGFKTKLAALTLVVWLLAINVYFNAFWTVPAYKPMHDFLKYDFFQTTSVIGGLLLVVALGPGGVSMDEKKKEW, translated from the exons ATGGGACAGGAGGATCTCATGAGCACAGCCGAAGACGTGGCGGACCAG TTCCTGAGGATAACCAAACAGTATCTGCCCCACCTGGCGCGTCTGTGTCTCATCAGCACCTTCCTGGAAGATGGCATCCGCATGTGGTTCCAGTGGAATGAGCAGAGGGACTACATCGAGGCCACTTGGAGCTGTGGCTACTTCCTGGCTACATTCTTTGTGCTGCTCAACCTCATAGGACAGCTGG GTGGTTGTGTCCTCATCCTTAGTAGAAATTTTGTACAGTACGCCTGCTTTGGACTATTTGGCATAATAGCGCTACAG ACTGTTGCATACAGCATTTTATGGGACCTCAAGTTTTTGATGAg AAACCTGGCCCTCGGAGGGggtctgctcctgctgctggccgAGTCTCGTTCGGAAGGAAAGAGCATGTTCGCCGGAGTCCCCTCTATGGGGGAGAGCTCGCCAAAGCAGTACATGCAGCTGGGTGGTCGAGTGCTGCTGGTGCTCATGTTCATGACTCTGCTGCACTTTGACTCCAACTTCTTCTCT ATCCTGCAGAACATGGTGGGAACCGCACTCATCATTCTGGTGGCCATTGGCTTCAAAACCAAGCTCGCGGCGTTGACCCTCGTCGTGTGGCTGCTCGCCATCAACGTCTACTTCAACGCCTTCTGGACCGTCCCCGCCTACAAGCCCATGCACGACTTCCTCAAGTACGACTTCTTCCAGACCACCTCGGTCATTGGTGGTCTGCTCTTAGTGGTGGCACTCGGACCTGGCGGAGTGTCCATggatgagaaaaagaaagagtggTAG